Genomic window (Candidatus Zixiibacteriota bacterium):
ATTATTTGGAGGGCCAGGAGTATTTGTCAAAATTCTATTATGGAGATGCCTTTTACAGTTTTAATAAGGCATTAGAATATGATTCGACTCTTGCTCAGGCATATTATTTTTTATCTACTCTTACTGCTGAACCGGAATATATTGAAAAAGCTGTGCAATATATTGACAATGTCTGTCAAGTTGAAAAGCACTATATATGGGCATCAAGGGCTGTATTAATAGGCGACGAATCTCAAGCGGTTACTGAATATGAAAAACTTATTAAACGCTACCCGAATGAAAAGATGGCTTATTATTACTACGGTTTATTGAGGCACCGCATGGAACAATATGAAAATGCGATTATTCAATTTAAGGAAGCGATTGCATTGGATCCATATTATAAATTGGCAATTAATAATCTCGCATATTCGTACGACTTGTCGGGTAATCCTGATTCGGCTTTCGCGGTTATCGACAGATATATTGCTCTATATCCTGATGAAGCCAATCCCTATGACAGTAAGGCCGAGCTAAGTGCAAAGAACGGCCTGCTTGATGAAGCCATCAAATCATATCGGAAAGCTTTGGAAATTAAATCCAATTTCCCTAATTCTATTTTAGGACTTGGGGATGTGTATTTATTAAAAAGAGATTATGCGATGGCAGAAGAGTCATATCGCGAATATATCTCCAAGATAGGTGGACGCGTCGCAGGCAGGCTTCGTCTTACATATATATTAGTAGCTCAAGGCCGATATGAGAATGCTTTGAATATGCTTGATGATGGCATCGCAGCTGACAGATTGGAATTATCCAAGCCGACACTATATGCAGATTATAATGCAAAATTTCTATTGAAAGCCGCTTTGTACGCAGAATTATCTCAATATGAAAAGGCAATAATTGAAATTGAGCATTATAGAAATCAACATCAAATAGAACAATCCGATACTAACTTTGATTATTTTGATATATACGCATGGCTACTGGCAAAAAACAATCAAGTCACAAAAGCAAAAGAAGTAGCTGAAAATCTGAAAAAGGTATGTCAGGACTCGCCCTCTCAGTTCATGCATCCATATTGGTGGACACTTGGATACATTGAATTGGCGCAAGATAATAGTGAATTGGCTTGCACATATTTCGAAAAACTGAGCCCTTCAATAAAGAATTTTGATGTCCAATTTATGCGAGCCAGGGCGTATCTAAAATCGGGGAAATTGGACAAGGCCATAAATTTATTTGAAGAATTAGAATTGACTTATACTTCGCCACGGATTTTTTGGAGCAATTGGGCAGTAATGATACATTATTATCTGGGTCTCGCATACGAAGAGACCGGCCGAATAAATGATGCTATTTCTCATTATGAAACATTTCTTGATATCTGGAAAAATGCGGATTCCAATATACCGCTATTGGACGATGCCAGGGAACGTATGAATAGACTTAAAGATATTTCTTGAAATTCTTTCAATCTACTAAACATCAATAATTCTAAGATATATTTAATGCTCGGCGTATATTGTCGTTATCGAATTGTATTCCAGTAAATCCGTATCCCACCCATTGGATAGAGATTTTATATTCTGTCTGCTAATCGTTCCCCCACTGGAACCAATCCTTGCGATTTCTGGTATAAATTCTTAATCCGCAACAAGCGTTTTTTGTTGAATTAAACACAACGTTTTTCTATCGTTATCAGATCAGGGCAGGATCCCCGCGATCCTGCCATTTTTCTTTGGCGGGATCTTTCTCGCAACGACCCTTTTGGGTCTTCGCTCGAAACCTTCGGCAGGAATCCCGAACTACAGGGCTTGTTGATAAACCTCTTTCGGGTGTTGCGGCAGGTCTTGATTTTGTGAAAACAAAATTGTGACCTGACGTGTATCAAGAACTTACGATTCGAAATGTTTCCCCATTCTTTAGGCTGAAGATCATTTCAAGACTTTTTCAACAGGCCCTACAGGCTGGTTCCCCATAGCAAAGAAAGATTAGTGTAGCGACAACTCTCGAGTTGTCGTCCTCGTTGCGGCAGGTCCTGTTCCCGTTTTACGAGGATGTGACCTGCCGCCGAATGGCCAAATAAAATTCGTTGCTATTATCATATAAACAGAGTATTATTGATTTGTGCCCCACAATCTTGCTGTGGGAAAAAAACCTGGGCATTAAGGCAAATGAATAAAGATTATCCAAATTCAACGAGTGATGGAACGAAATCCACAGCAAGCTGTGGGGCAGCCGGTCATGAATAATATTCTTGTCAAAAATCAACATTATATCCCGGAAGGATTCCTTAAAGGATTCACCGATTCTGATGGTAAATTGGTTGAAGTCCTTTTGAGGAACAAGAAAATTTATCGGACTAGCCCTTCTAATTCAATGTCTGAGAAATTTGTATACGAGCATGATAACCTAAGAAGGAATACATTAGAAAAGTATTTTGCCAAATTAGATAGTAACATTGTACCAAGAATTAAACTTATTAATAAGGAAATCGAAAGGCTAAAAAACAATGATTCATCAATTGAACAAATAAAAGCTATGATTGAAGAGTTATTGCCCATCTTTGTAATTTTCTATTACCGAAGTGGAGCGTTATTGACGGAATCGTCATTCTTCGATGCAAGGATGAAAATACCACTTCTCACTGAGAAAATACTAAACCATCAATATATTAAAGCACTAAGTCAAACGATTATACTTGGCTACAATTTTGCTCTTATTGAGAGTAATAATGACTTTTTATTAAGTGATCAATTTATGTCGACAGCAGCTTTGGATATAAAAGGTCAAATCGCGAATATTAGCAATAGGCATATAGGATTTATAGAAACATTAATATTGATACCAATATCTTCTATATATTATATAGTGTACTGGAATAGCCAACGAAAATTCGTACTAGAAAATAATACCTTTAAGCTATTAGACAATAATCAAGTCATTCAGTTTAACTCTATCATAATTAATAATTCGTATATCAAATGTGTTGGCGCTGAGGAAGAGCGAATTAAGGAAGTGACCCATGCATTTCATGAAGAATATCCATCACAAATATTCATCGGCGGAGGGAAGTCCGGACGCACTTTTGGGGCAACAAGAAAGAAAGAGGTTTTTTTCTATGATATAGATAAGAAGGCTTTTGAATTATTTGATCCTGGATATTACTCCATGTTTAAAAAATTAAAGCGTAATGACCCTTGCGCATGCCCCAGTGGTAAAAAGTATAAAAAATGCCATATGGATGCATTTGTCAAATTCGAGTCCTTAATCAATAATAAAATAGCAACTGGTAATTATGTTAAGGATATAAGAATAAAAGGCACAATAGCATGTGAATTACCGATTGATTCTTGGGGCAGTCAGTAGCCCAGGTACCCCACGTCTTTATACGTAGGATTAGATCACCCCCCCAACTGGAACCTTTTCTTCCGATTTCTTGTATAAATTCTTAATCCGCAAGCGTTTTTTGTTGAATTAAACACAACGTTTTTCTATCGTTATCAATCTGAAAGATAAATAAAAAACCTTTTTATAGAGATTGTGTACAATAGGTTATGACGTCAATTTCAATCATTCTTTTAAGCGCGCAGATTGCTGCACCGCTGGCATTGTTTTCCGGAGGAGTCTGGGAAATTCTGGCGCATATGTCGTTTTTCGGTTGGATAATCATCAGCGTCCTGGTCATCATGTCTCTGGCTTCCTGGGGCATTATGTTCAACAAATATCGCTTGTTTAAGGAAGTTGAATCACAGTCGTTTAAGTTTAATAATTTATTT
Coding sequences:
- a CDS encoding FlgO family outer membrane protein, which gives rise to MSKCIEKRFENLIHAYEMGMLTSKQRREVELHLMVCQCCMNSVLKFEEFTNHLDHDESVRKQIKELSLASESAYKSESTSTGKETLSRGTWKRVIPVFLVIAIILFLLFKPWTLEFQPTKEAKASDNSLVVLYIKNIAEPDDPENLGKIAMNLLISDLAESQYLQVVSTQHLSEILTQIGKKDSEAIGEELAAEVAKKANSRWMLTGNILQTEPQIIISVQIVDAESGHILSSRKIEGSIDDDIFKLVDKLTAVIKNDLPLLPDAINEPDPQIASITTNSQKAYFYYLEGQEYLSKFYYGDAFYSFNKALEYDSTLAQAYYFLSTLTAEPEYIEKAVQYIDNVCQVEKHYIWASRAVLIGDESQAVTEYEKLIKRYPNEKMAYYYYGLLRHRMEQYENAIIQFKEAIALDPYYKLAINNLAYSYDLSGNPDSAFAVIDRYIALYPDEANPYDSKAELSAKNGLLDEAIKSYRKALEIKSNFPNSILGLGDVYLLKRDYAMAEESYREYISKIGGRVAGRLRLTYILVAQGRYENALNMLDDGIAADRLELSKPTLYADYNAKFLLKAALYAELSQYEKAIIEIEHYRNQHQIEQSDTNFDYFDIYAWLLAKNNQVTKAKEVAENLKKVCQDSPSQFMHPYWWTLGYIELAQDNSELACTYFEKLSPSIKNFDVQFMRARAYLKSGKLDKAINLFEELELTYTSPRIFWSNWAVMIHYYLGLAYEETGRINDAISHYETFLDIWKNADSNIPLLDDARERMNRLKDIS
- a CDS encoding DUF4238 domain-containing protein, whose product is MERNPQQAVGQPVMNNILVKNQHYIPEGFLKGFTDSDGKLVEVLLRNKKIYRTSPSNSMSEKFVYEHDNLRRNTLEKYFAKLDSNIVPRIKLINKEIERLKNNDSSIEQIKAMIEELLPIFVIFYYRSGALLTESSFFDARMKIPLLTEKILNHQYIKALSQTIILGYNFALIESNNDFLLSDQFMSTAALDIKGQIANISNRHIGFIETLILIPISSIYYIVYWNSQRKFVLENNTFKLLDNNQVIQFNSIIINNSYIKCVGAEEERIKEVTHAFHEEYPSQIFIGGGKSGRTFGATRKKEVFFYDIDKKAFELFDPGYYSMFKKLKRNDPCACPSGKKYKKCHMDAFVKFESLINNKIATGNYVKDIRIKGTIACELPIDSWGSQ